tttttctattaatttaattttaggtttttatattttgctgtttgcactagctTGTTTGtaactatttatatttagttatttttatactattacggtattaatatttagatttttattcatagttttagttttatgctttatatttttagaagtatatttctatttcagctTTAGTTTTATCAAATTCAGCTTAATTTTTTTACGATTTAGTTgtgatttgttcttttttttaaattagatttaataaaaaaaaattatttccattaatttatttccgttttttcttttcaataatatttcaaattagtTTTCGTTTCCTAAATTTCAATTCGTTTTCTTCCATTTcggttttattgttttcttctgAATTGTTTTCTTAATTTCAGCATTCTTACTCAAGCGAGTTGCAAAGTCAGagtttgtaattgtaatttagttatttcgtataatattcacattttattttattccccACCTGTTGCGTTTGTCTTGTTCCTTTTTCCGCCTCGCTCTCATTTTGGCCCGGAAGAACTCATACAGACCGTTCTGCTCCCATCCCTCACTGGAAAAGAGCTCACTTTTAGTCAGCCGAAGTATTAAACATAAACTAACACTACAGTTGTGTTTTTCACACTTCACCTGTTTCTGGGTCTGTCGTGGGATGGGGGGCTGTAAAACGCCTCCACCGCGGCCAGCAGCCGGTCGCTGGGAGGCATCGGGGGCGGCAGACGGATGTCTTTGGGGTCCAGAGGCTTATAATCATGATCTTCAAGCTACGGGAAAGAATCGCATTTAAAACAAGGCCGAGAACAAACATCGACTTTCCCTGACGTCGAGAGTAACGTCACCTTCACGAGCGGCGCCATGAGTCCCGCGGGAAGGTCGAAGTAGGGCACGTTGGGCACCAGGCTGGGGTCGTCCTGGCTGACGTGAGACGGCGTCTGCCTCCGAATGTGCGGGGCCTGACCATTAAAGCCGTGAGGAGGCGGCCCGAAATCGGGATGCTGGTTCCCGCCCCACGGAGGAGGGTCGGACATCCCGGGCGGAGGAATCCTCTGGTTCGGGTGATGATGAGGAGGCGGACCGATCTCCCCTGAGAGCAACAAAATACAACGAACGACATAAAGCAAGGAGTAAACGGGgaaacttgtaaaaaaaatttaaacggTAAAAACCCGTTTATGTGGTtaacggtaaattcctgtaaaatttacaggaagAAAAATTTAAACGGACATTCTCAAAATTCCATGCATTACAATTCAAATTTGGAGTTTTCtctttgaaataactgtttcttcttagtttATCTCATCAGTTACGTTTATTAAGGTTGTAcgttacatctaatgttgttaaattgttTATTGTACATTTCAGTTTAAGTGTGAGAATGACAAGAAcaaatatgttcatatttaaaagctgcttgtggcGTGCTTTGGTTCATcgtgtgactttctcatcaccgcctgcttttggtggttatcGGTGTATTTCAAAAGATACCAaacagtatttaactgtaaacttaACCTGAAAACAATGTCGTTACCGTATTTTTTAACGATCGAATTCCGTCAAGCACAGCTGCTGGATTTTAccataaatgttacaaaattttacatattaattaataatgttaaattaacattaatatttattggcatcttaatatttttgctttcaaacataaacttttaattaaaatcaaagtagtacttattgtcaacatttgaaatgaatccAAAAAAAATCCAAGGTCTCACCTCCTGGGAAGTCTCCCTGAGGGTAGTCGAATCTATGCGGAGGATATGGCGGGCGTTCGAAGTGATGCCGCGGAGGAAACTCGTCCTGCATGAACCGCGGCGGGAAGCGTCCAAAGTTGTGAGGTGGCGGCGGCTGGTTGAAGGGCGGCGGCTGCTGATGAGGAGGGAAGGGCCCTCGGAAATGCGGGGGCCGCTGCATGCGGAAGGGAGGCTCCCTCTGACCCCACGGCGGAGGCTGGTCTGGCTGTCCGCTCCACGGCGGCTGCTCGAACTGACCGCTCCAGGACGGCGGCGGCTCGTTCTGGCCGCTCCAGGGGCCTGTGGGGCCCCCGTCCCGAGGGCCACTCCAGTTGGGGTCCCGCTGCTCGTTCCACATGCCCTCGTGGCTGTTCCAGGGCGGGCAGGGGGGCGGGGCTTGGGTCGGGTCGAACGGTGGCTGGAGGCGGAGACATCGTTTTAATCGTAATatgacaatataataaaaatttagttttggTATGCAGTGGCCttaagattacatttaatttttcacttttacttCGGACCTAACATGTTTATCACTTTCATTTAAATACgttaagcatttttatattttataagaaaatatcTCTACAACATATAACAGAAATGTCTGTTTTGTAAGtttaaattaatgattaaatcgtaaaatgtaaatataatcaataaaagatttaaatgtattaatttttaaaaataagaaaaattggtaacactttacaatttgTTAACATGAGTttatgtattaactaacatgaacaaacaattacTGTAACTAACGatccttactgtaaagtgttaccgtaaaattaatttactgcCGTAACCGATTTCAAATTtcgattgattttatttctgacTCAATTCATCAGATTAATCTGAAGAGGTTAATCTTGTTCTATAtagatacaaaaataacaaatatttatcaaGTACGTAAAGAGTATAATAAAAACGTGAGTGGGTTTGTGAAGGAACTGCAGGGGATTcgtaagttaaaaaaaattaaaaatgtaaataagcagCTGTCTGTTTTAGAGTTATCAATGTAAAAGATATCAATTTATTAAcgatgtaataaataaaatagttacgGTAGCGTCGGGCACTTTATCGCACAATATATATTCATGCGTCAAGCTACGCAATATCGCGTTTAGTGGTTTTAGTCAACGATTTGCGTTGACGAAATATGGGCAAAGTATCACACTGAGTAGTATATTTGTATTCTGTTAAGTAATACACATGTTACATACAATCAGTTAGCATTAAACCGGCTCCAAATAACACAAGATCTGTAAGGGTTTGAAGTGTTTTTGGCTCACCGGTTGCTGCGGGTTCCAGGCCGGCATGTTGTGCTGCGGATCGAACCAGCCCTGTTTGGAGGAGGGCATGTCGGACGACGCTGCCGGGTTCGAGTCGGACGGGCGACTCGGAGCACCCTCGTAATCGCCAGGTGGAGGACCGGCCAACGGAGGCTTCAGGTCTGCTAATCACATCATTAAGAAATCATGGTCAAAAAGACAAGGGGTGCTTTGTCTTATTATTTGATCTCAACATAATGCCTTAAGCTAAAAGAAAGTCTGATATCAAGCCAAGAAACAATTCTAGGAGCAAATTggtgaaaaatgtgaatttaagaTAAGTGTGGATATGCTTCAGAGATGGTTCAGATATCTGCTCGAGAAACATCTCCTGCTGTCGTGAAAACGGTGAGCCATTGTTTGAACGGAAATCTTTTGTTACGTCAATCAATTCATCCACAAAGGATTCATTTCTCCAAACGTTTAGACGGCAGCGCGTTTCGTAAGCGACCCCGTCTGCGTAGGAAGCCAAAattgtcgtttttttttgttctcggATGGTATTTACCGGGCTGAGAGGTCAAGGGCCCCTGGGTCTTCACGTCGGCGTCCGCGGGCGTCAGCTGACCGACGGCGGCCGCGGCTGCTGCTACCGCCGCCGTCTGCTGCTGCTTCAGGTTGCTCACGAACTCCTCGTGCTGCGTCTTCAGCGCCTGGATCTGCTGCTGGAAGGCCATCTGGACGGGCTGCACCACCGGGGCGTACTCCGTGATGAGCGACGCCTGGAGCAGACACAACACAGACCCGGGTGAGAAACACCCTCCTGATTTAATCAGAAACGAGTCTCGAGAGCGCAAGCTGCACCTGATACTGTCCCAGGCCCAGGGCCGGGCTCTGGAGCTGCTGAATGGTGACGTCGTCGAAGTAGCCGTTCTTCTCCCAGAGCTGCAGCAGCTGAAAGCGTCGAGAGAAACGGCTCGGTTATCGACAGGCATGCGAGAAGCTGCAAGCGGGAGGGAATGGGGATCAGTGATCTTACGCGGGTGATTTTCTGCTGCTTGTCTTCCTCTACAGCCAGGAAACTGGTGCAGTAAATGGGAACCACGACCTTCTGAAGAGCCGCCAAAAGATCCCTCTGATTTTTCCTCTGGCTGTGGAGAAAAATCAAGGGTTTCATCAATGAAACGCcataatcttaaaataaaataaaaaaaaaaaaaatttaaatgggcTATTTCCCTCTTCCAATAagattttataataactttagTTTGAAGCTTATTTTTAcgtgaaaataaattaattatattaagtataatataaaaaaatataaatattaggcatgttttcatttataaaatatatattgtttatgttatatatatatattatatatatatatatatatatatatatatatatatatatatatatattttttaatgttagcgTTTCCCATTtagtaaaagtattaaattgTTTGATGTTATAAGAACatcttattataattataaatatatatacgatatttaattttaattttagttaaaagttttttaaaaccCTGTTTGTTCACATCAGTTAActtacaaatcattaaaaactttttattaagtTCAAAAAGTAAGATTACTACatctaaaatagaaaataaagattaaaaacagatatattttaaaataacaaattatatcACTTTACACGCTATATAAAAATTTAGTAAACACTTCACAGTATGCTGTAGATATTTAAAActacttacattaaaaaagcaaagaaaaattacaaacaacaaaactgaaaaagacaTAAAACTCCACAAATCATTAATGTTATAATACTATCCCAGCATGCTGAGCTGATGTATTCAGTTGTGCGTCTCACCAGTGATGCAGCACGTCATTGGTCAGATAGATGAGATGCAGGCGGAGCTCGAAGTGCGCCCCGTCCGCCGTGATGCGGTTCCTGAGATGCGACGCCATCAGCTCACAGTGCGGCGGGGCCTTAGCGTTACTGAACATCCAGTTCTTCCCAGCCTGAGCGGCAGAAACAAGCAGAGAATGAGTATCGCGCGAGGCGGAGCGGCGCCGGCGAGGCAGGTGAGCGGCTCGTACCGAGATGGCGTCTTTGGTGCAGGTGTCGATGATGGGCTGCAGCAGGTTGTCGAACTCGTTGGTGTCCAGCTGCGTCTCCACCAGCAGCTTCTGCATCTGCTGCTCCATCGCCAGAGAGATGGCGGCCGTCACCTGCTCCTGAAAcgacaaaacacacatttaccaAACAGGAAACACCTACGGTCAGAGGTCTGGGGTCAGTTCGACTATTTTGGGGTATAAAATGAACACTTTGATGCATTAAAGCtagttttttttagcttttcaattaaaattctgCTCTCCACAAAGcaaagatacatatatatatataaaacttttacttGAAGTCTTTTTTGTAgctaaaatgtttaagaaagTCACTAGCATGCTTTAACATGTTACTATGACATTTAACACACCGCTAGCACCATTTCGTGCATTGCTAACATGATTTAAATACAACAGAACATGTTGCTAACATAACTTAGCAAGTCTTTAACCTGTTTTAACATATTGCCAACACGCTTTATACAGTGCTAACAAGATAACACACTGCTGGCATGTTTTTGGTGAAAAGAAatcatgtcgctaacatgttttagCACATTGTTAGCATGATTTTAACATATTACTAGTATGAATTAGCATGTTGTCCTAAGCTAATAACAGACAGCTTAAattctgtatatattatttatttgacaaaagtTTTGACTCAATGAAAGTCTATGGGAAAACATTACTAACACACAGCTAACATGAATTAGCATGTTGTAAGAACTATTCAACACAATGCTAGTTTTAACACAATTCTAACATGATTTATTACATTGCTAGCATGTTGTCCTAGGACAGTTGTTTAGCTTTGCTAATAACAGACAgcttaaatactgtatatactatTTAGGTACAAAAGTTTTGACTCCCTCAATGAACGATTACGGGATGTTTCGTAATTTAACTGCCCTTTTAACGAAAACCGTCTAAtcaattaaaaaggttttagcaATTTGATTCAGACCAATCTGAAGGTCTGACCcagattttttggttttggacTAAATTCAGTCATAGTATTTGACAATATTACTATGTTCTTAATCAAACCAATGCAGACCGTCACACAGACCTTTGGATGGAGGGGGGTCAAAAACTTTTGATCGCTCACCTGTCTGAGGCTGAGCAGGTGCTGCTCCTGCTGCTGCAGGTTCCACTGGCTCTGCTGGATCAGCTCCTCCACAGACGGCGTGCTCGGAGGGATCGGCGGCGGCGGGAGCATCGACATCGGCGCAGGAACCTCGGCCACCTCTTTCCCCAGGGGTTTACAGAGCGCTGCTAATCACAAGAACACACAGACGCAAATCTATAACTCTGAGGCGGACGGCCGCCCGCCAACGTGACTCCCGTTTGAATGGACGTTCCCAGAGCAAAGCCGTTCAGATCGGAGAAACATGCAGGAAATCAGTCATGCTGGATCGCTGCCCTCTGATTTTCCATGTCTGGAGACAGTCGCATGAAAAACCCGGAAACATTAAGCCGAGGAAAGCATTATACACTGACTGCAAATAACTGAGGGGAGAAGAAATCAAGTGAAGAACCCAAAGAAAAGCTGCTTCATTTCGGCTTCTTTAGGCAGGAAATCCAACTTAAGtttgaatacttttattgaatatttgcaaaagtaaaccaaaaaaagtaatgtatgtagcaaaaaaaagtgcaggaaAGTAAcgcttacttaaaaaaataaaaattgttcaCCTTAAAGTGTAATTCTtctgaaaatgtgctcaccGTCAGACCAAGGCATGAATAAGTTTCTTCATTAGAACGTATGTGTAGGAATGTAGTAATATCATCACAATgagtgccgtcagaatgagagtccaaacagctgataaaaacaccacaataatccacaccactccaacAACACAAGACCAAAGCTGAACGTTTCtaacaaacaaatccattaacttaaatttaacatttttattaatccaTAACAAATCCAAAACCCCATTCCCTGTTGTCTCTCAGATCAAAATCCACccatatatatacacgtttAGAACGCTTTTAACTTTAACCGTTTTCTTTTGGCAAACGGCGTTTGACCTGTGCatttttctctcctgattcagaccggATTACTTTTTCACCGAAAAAAGCAACGTTATGGAGTCAGAACTCCTCACgcgagtcaaaaaaaaaagcgatttgtttcttataaaacTTGTCGAGATGTTAAACGAtattatcagccgtttggactcccattccgacggcacccattcaccacagagcatccattgctgagcgAGTGATGTACTGCTACACTTCTCCACATCTCGGACAGTCTGAGGGTGAAGACATCTTCAGCTAATGATCATTTTCGGGAGAGCCGTTAACTCTTTCTACAGGTCGATATCGGTCTACAAAAATGTAAGCCATAACATTATCTgacaaatgaaatttaaaaaaaaaggtttcaagcACTAATGATGCAGAGGAACTCCATGAACACCaggcaaaatgaaacattattgaTCATCGGTCTAATAAATACCTTCCATTTTATATTCATCATCATGAGTGCCAGAATCTATAAAGGAGAGAAGCACACCTTAAAGACGAATACATACACAATACAGCAGAGTtacctaaaactaaaacagtaacatatatatataaaaatcaatcaatcaatcaaatcaaactaCTACCAACTACAATACAacgtatataataataaaactctcTCTGAAGTGGTTCATTGACGTACGCTGCTGCTGTTCGATGGCCAGTTTGTATTTGTAGTAGCCGAAATATTCCCCTCCGAACAGAAAGGAGAACTTGGGGTTGTCCTTCTGCTTCTCCATAGTCATCTTCTCAAACTCGGGTCCATTTCGGGCGACAAACTGAGCCAGTTTGTCAATGACATTACGCAGCTCTTGATCTGATGGGAAAATCAAAGAGAGATGGGGAAAATTCAACACATAccaacacaaagaaaaataaacagtatatatatatatatatatatatatatatatatatatatatatatatatatatatatatatatatataaacagtagtATAACAGctcatttagtgtttttttttaatgaaatactgAAGTGCAAGAGTCTTTAGTCTTTTCTTTTCGTATCTTTTCGTGATGACAGCAACCACTAACATCAACTGCGCAGTTTTAgagaattaaaatacatttttgctagTAATGTTTGTCATCACTGACATCTACTGTAAAAGctcaatatataaaaagtggGCGTGAAAGCAATTTAGCAACTTCGCCAGCCGTCCCATCCACACTAGGCAGTCAGTAAAAGCTAACTAGCACACGAACGCTACTTTTATGTGACAATTGCTGGTTTATCCGCGAGGTTTTGCTGTGTGTAACGTCAGCTCACTGGCGCTCGCGCTGTAATACAATCACTCACGCGCGCAAGCGCGGCGTTACCTTCTGGTGGCGTGGAAATATCCATTTTTCTCAGGATTACTCGCTATTATTAGACCACGGATTCATTCATATCCCATGACGCCGAGAAGCGACACAAAATAACTCCATTAAACGGGTGCGACCGTTACATTTGAACAGGTTTGTTGTGTTTCAGTTCAAGACGAGGCGATGGGAAACTCGACCGTGACGACTTCCTCCGGCACGTGATCTGCGCATGCGCTCTGGCGACGTGCACAGCGTCGTAGCGCCGCCTACTGTTCGGAGGCTTTTACGACAGTTGGCATTTctataattatttgaattaaacatAGGCTTAGGCCgttgttttctattttctaccgtttttttattttttcaattggTGACATACACACTccattgtaattgcatttaaatctaatttaatattcaaattttgtCGATTAATGGATTGGAAATTAACATTGTAATGCTTAACTTGTGCTGCAGCCATGAAAATTTAAGACACATGCTTGTTTCGTCTTCCTTTGGTTTTGTTGATTgggtaattatttaaatgaaacatattttGTGCAGTCTTGTTTATGTCTGTAAAATGAACATAGTTATGTTAGCTCAGTCGTGGCATGGCCCCCAtagagccctgatctcaacatcaccgagtgtgtctgggattacatgaagagacaTGTGAGAGAGCcaacatccacagaagatctgtggtcAGTTCTCCAAGATGGTTGGAGCAACCTACCAgccgagttccttcaaaaactgtgtgcaagagtacctagaagaattgctgctgtGTGAAggcaaatattgttttgttcacaccaaatattgatttgatttagatttctcttttgttcgctccctttgcattttgtaaattgacaAAACGCTTGTGCACCCATCAGCCACGTCAGAATCCAAACCCATGCAGATCTTTGCCTTTGCTCTGGGCAATCCAGACACTTAAGAGCCGCTCGATCCTATAAGTCTGCGATGAGTGTCTCACTTTCTCCGGATTCCCTCAGTTTGCCCActcttttaaagtttaatgaTATACTGTATGATTACAGCGTTTTGGGGATGCGGGAAACTTTGTGGATATAACCTTTGCTAAAACCCACGATCTTCCTCTCCTTTCATTAGATTCCGGGGTGGCATTGGCAGCCCTGGATGGACACCCTTTGGGATCAGGAGAGATCCGTCTCTTTGCCACCTCAATGCCCCATAATTCTCGGCCTTGCCTGGCTTGAACAGCTCAATCCCACCATCTCCTGGTCTCATAAGGATCTATCTCAATGGGGAGACAAATGTACTCATCTTGGTGCGTCAAGAATCCCCCGCGATCGAAGGATCCAGTCAATCAGACTCCCTGTAATACCAGCCGAATATCAAGATCTTGCAGCAGAATTAAGTGAGAAGGAGGCCATGCGATTGCTACCACACCGACCCTATGATTGTAACATTGATCTCATTCCAGGCACTGTACCCACCAGAAAACCTTGCTTTACACTGACTTTTATTCACAAAGCAATCCAGTGTTTTAGTGTAAGAGCAAAGATACAGTAGTGTGTTTAGGCACCCCGCGGTCCATGGGGCAGAACACAATTTCTTCTGATGGGAATGAAGAACCAGACTAATGATACGCTTCAGGACAAACAATACTGTTATTGATACGTGTTGTTTTATCTCCATGCTTCTGTGTTAATGTCGATTTAGCAGTTCTCAAAAAACGATTTCAAGCTGATGACGCtgaggtttggaatgacatgcaGTACGCGGCGTGCCGTACACGTCTCAATCTCTGTCCGTGcacgtttaaatatttttctactttttgtgaGGTGATAATAGGTCTCTGCAGGCAAGGTAGTGGGAGTTACTAAATCAGGGCAACTTTACACCTTGTTACCTGATTGGCTGAGGTCATAGTAGGACAGGGGGGATCATTTTGATTGCATAATTGAGAAACACccaacagaaataaaagtgattttgatttgatattGCTTGTACACTGGTTTATCTCTCTTTACCCAGCCCCCTG
This window of the Puntigrus tetrazona isolate hp1 chromosome 22, ASM1883169v1, whole genome shotgun sequence genome carries:
- the LOC122327311 gene encoding calcium homeostasis endoplasmic reticulum protein isoform X3 — translated: MDISTPPEDQELRNVIDKLAQFVARNGPEFEKMTMEKQKDNPKFSFLFGGEYFGYYKYKLAIEQQQPALCKPLGKEVAEVPAPMSMLPPPPIPPSTPSVEELIQQSQWNLQQQEQHLLSLRQEQVTAAISLAMEQQMQKLLVETQLDTNEFDNLLQPIIDTCTKDAISAGKNWMFSNAKAPPHCELMASHLRNRITADGAHFELRLHLIYLTNDVLHHCQRKNQRDLLAALQKVVVPIYCTSFLAVEEDKQQKITRLLQLWEKNGYFDDVTIQQLQSPALGLGQYQASLITEYAPVVQPVQMAFQQQIQALKTQHEEFVSNLKQQQTAAVAAAAAAVGQLTPADADVKTQGPLTSQPADLKPPLAGPPPGDYEGAPSRPSDSNPAASSDMPSSKQGWFDPQHNMPAWNPQQPPPFDPTQAPPPCPPWNSHEGMWNEQRDPNWSGPRDGGPTGPWSGQNEPPPSWSGQFEQPPWSGQPDQPPPWGQREPPFRMQRPPHFRGPFPPHQQPPPFNQPPPPHNFGRFPPRFMQDEFPPRHHFERPPYPPHRFDYPQGDFPGGEIGPPPHHHPNQRIPPPGMSDPPPWGGNQHPDFGPPPHGFNGQAPHIRRQTPSHVSQDDPSLVPNVPYFDLPAGLMAPLVKLEDHDYKPLDPKDIRLPPPMPPSDRLLAAVEAFYSPPSHDRPRNSEGWEQNGLYEFFRAKMRARRKKEQDKRNSSRGSPSRSRSRSRGRSTSRSSSRSSKSSRSRSRSRSRSRSRSYSRSRSRSRSHSRSRSRSRSRSRSRSRSRSPEKRRHSAKSRSPTPPSTSGLGSGPAAIPPDLRLGEENKGHQMLMKMGWSGSGGLGAKEQGIQDPIKGGDIRDKWDQYKGVGVPLDDPYVNYRRNKSYNFVARMKAREKVSRDPQEPSSTE
- the LOC122327311 gene encoding calcium homeostasis endoplasmic reticulum protein isoform X2, which translates into the protein MDISTPPEDQELRNVIDKLAQFVARNGPEFEKMTMEKQKDNPKFSFLFGGEYFGYYKYKLAIEQQQHSGTHDDEYKMEAALCKPLGKEVAEVPAPMSMLPPPPIPPSTPSVEELIQQSQWNLQQQEQHLLSLRQEQVTAAISLAMEQQMQKLLVETQLDTNEFDNLLQPIIDTCTKDAISAGKNWMFSNAKAPPHCELMASHLRNRITADGAHFELRLHLIYLTNDVLHHCQRKNQRDLLAALQKVVVPIYCTSFLAVEEDKQQKITRLLQLWEKNGYFDDVTIQQLQSPALGLGQYQASLITEYAPVVQPVQMAFQQQIQALKTQHEEFVSNLKQQQTAAVAAAAAAVGQLTPADADVKTQGPLTSQPDLKPPLAGPPPGDYEGAPSRPSDSNPAASSDMPSSKQGWFDPQHNMPAWNPQQPPPFDPTQAPPPCPPWNSHEGMWNEQRDPNWSGPRDGGPTGPWSGQNEPPPSWSGQFEQPPWSGQPDQPPPWGQREPPFRMQRPPHFRGPFPPHQQPPPFNQPPPPHNFGRFPPRFMQDEFPPRHHFERPPYPPHRFDYPQGDFPGGEIGPPPHHHPNQRIPPPGMSDPPPWGGNQHPDFGPPPHGFNGQAPHIRRQTPSHVSQDDPSLVPNVPYFDLPAGLMAPLVKLEDHDYKPLDPKDIRLPPPMPPSDRLLAAVEAFYSPPSHDRPRNSEGWEQNGLYEFFRAKMRARRKKEQDKRNSSRGSPSRSRSRSRGRSTSRSSSRSSKSSRSRSRSRSRSRSRSYSRSRSRSRSHSRSRSRSRSRSRSRSRSRSPEKRRHSAKSRSPTPPSTSGLGSGPAAIPPDLRLGEENKGHQMLMKMGWSGSGGLGAKEQGIQDPIKGGDIRDKWDQYKGVGVPLDDPYVNYRRNKSYNFVARMKAREKVSRDPQEPSSTE
- the LOC122327311 gene encoding calcium homeostasis endoplasmic reticulum protein isoform X1, translating into MDISTPPEDQELRNVIDKLAQFVARNGPEFEKMTMEKQKDNPKFSFLFGGEYFGYYKYKLAIEQQQHSGTHDDEYKMEAALCKPLGKEVAEVPAPMSMLPPPPIPPSTPSVEELIQQSQWNLQQQEQHLLSLRQEQVTAAISLAMEQQMQKLLVETQLDTNEFDNLLQPIIDTCTKDAISAGKNWMFSNAKAPPHCELMASHLRNRITADGAHFELRLHLIYLTNDVLHHCQRKNQRDLLAALQKVVVPIYCTSFLAVEEDKQQKITRLLQLWEKNGYFDDVTIQQLQSPALGLGQYQASLITEYAPVVQPVQMAFQQQIQALKTQHEEFVSNLKQQQTAAVAAAAAAVGQLTPADADVKTQGPLTSQPADLKPPLAGPPPGDYEGAPSRPSDSNPAASSDMPSSKQGWFDPQHNMPAWNPQQPPPFDPTQAPPPCPPWNSHEGMWNEQRDPNWSGPRDGGPTGPWSGQNEPPPSWSGQFEQPPWSGQPDQPPPWGQREPPFRMQRPPHFRGPFPPHQQPPPFNQPPPPHNFGRFPPRFMQDEFPPRHHFERPPYPPHRFDYPQGDFPGGEIGPPPHHHPNQRIPPPGMSDPPPWGGNQHPDFGPPPHGFNGQAPHIRRQTPSHVSQDDPSLVPNVPYFDLPAGLMAPLVKLEDHDYKPLDPKDIRLPPPMPPSDRLLAAVEAFYSPPSHDRPRNSEGWEQNGLYEFFRAKMRARRKKEQDKRNSSRGSPSRSRSRSRGRSTSRSSSRSSKSSRSRSRSRSRSRSRSYSRSRSRSRSHSRSRSRSRSRSRSRSRSRSPEKRRHSAKSRSPTPPSTSGLGSGPAAIPPDLRLGEENKGHQMLMKMGWSGSGGLGAKEQGIQDPIKGGDIRDKWDQYKGVGVPLDDPYVNYRRNKSYNFVARMKAREKVSRDPQEPSSTE